The sequence TCTTTGTTGACACCATCTTTTTCTTGTCTCCTGGTTTGTCACCTTTAAACACTggaatgcaggggatccctgggtggcgcagcggtttggcgcctgcctttggcccagggcgtgatcctggagacccgggatcgaatctcacatcgggctcccggtgcatggagcctgcttctccctctgcctatgtctctgcctctctctctgtgactatcataaataaataaaaattaaaaaaaaaaaaaactggaatgtGCTTAATTTCTGGTCTTTAATCTATCTTACAAACCTTGGTTCTTATTGATATAAATAGTAAAAGATTGGTCCTTATGTGTTTTGTAACTTAGAATAGTAAACCCAAGGTGCAGCAGGACTTTATCTGTGGGAACTCTCGTGTGACCTGGGTAGAGAGAGTGTCTCTCAGGAGTATTTTGTTGACCTCTGCTAGGTTTCCCAGGGATTTTGCCAGGCTGAGACCATTTTAGGTTAGATTCTCAGTGAGGACAAGTTGATACTATATCACTCAAGGCAGGGTAAATTTGAACTCAGAACTCGGATGAAGGCACACCCAAAATTATAGATTCTCTAGGGGTCTaaccctttctttctcctctcatgGAGCCTAGGTCCTGTTATCTCCCTAATGTCAAGAGGTGATTTTTCTTAGAGTCTGCCATGAGAAATGAGGCATTCTTTTACGCCTTTTTGCCATGTGGCCGCTGGTGACATTCTTCATTAGGATAAAACTAGGTAATCACCTAAGTATCCACCTTAAAGCACCAGGGTGTTCCTGCAGGATTactgaaattcattcatttaacaaatttgaGCGCCTGTGTTCCAGGCACAAGAATTACTACACCTGGGAGCTGAAGTACAGGTTTGAGATTTGCCCCCTGACAtgctttctgctttccttctaTAGACTGATAATGGTCTCCGGCTGCCCAAGAAGGTTGTGGATGCCAAGAGAAAGGTAACCATTTCTCATCTCCTCGAGTGGAACTGGATGTCTCTAGGAGCCCGTGCCGGCTGGCAGTAGACATGGCTGAGTTTACAAGCTACAAGGAGACCGCCTCCAGCCGCCACCTGCGGTTTAAGTTACAGAGTCTAAGCCGCCGCCTCGATGAGCTGGAGGAAGCCACAAAAAACCTCCAGAAAGCAGAGGATGAGCTCCTGGATCTCCAGGACAAGGTGATTCAGGCAGAAGGCAGCAACTCCAGCATGTTGGCAGAGATTGAAGTGCTGCGCCAGCGAGTGCTGAGAATTGAAGgcaaagatgaggaaattaagagaGCAGAGGACCTGTGTCAACTGATGAAGgagaagctggaagaggaagaaaacctCACCCGGGAGCTGAAATCTGAGATCGAGCGGCTTCAGAAACGAATGGCTGAACTGGAGAAGCTGGAGGAGGCCTTTGGCAGGAGTAAGAATGACTGTACTCAACTGTGTCTGAGTCTGAATGAGGAGAGAAACCTGACAAAGAAGATCTCCTCTGAGCTGGAGATGCTCAGGGTCAAAGTGAAAGAACTGGAATCTTCTGAGGACCGCCTAGATAAAACTGAACAGAGTTTAGTGTCAGAGTTAGAAAAGCTGAAGTCGTTAACTCTGAGCTTTGTAAGTGAGAGAAAATACTtgaatgaaaaggagaaagaaaatgagaaactgaTAAAAGAGCTCACTCAGAAACTGGAGCAGAACAAAAAAATGAACCGAGATTATACAAGGAATGCTTCTAATCTTCTGGAAAGGAATGACCTACGGATTGAGGATGGGATCTCCTCCACACTGCCGTGCAAAGAATCAAGAAGGAAGGGCACGCTGGACTATCTAAAGCAGGTAGAGaatgaaacaagaaacaaatcagaaaatgaaaagaaccgAAATCAGGAAGACAACAAAGTTAAAGATCTTAACCAAGAGATTGAGAAACTTAAGACACAAAtcaaacattttgaatttttggaAGAGGAGCTTAAGAAAATGAGGGCCAAAAATAATGATCTTCAGGATAATTACctaagtgaacaaaataaaaacaaacttctaGCCAGCCAGCTGGAGGAGATCAAGCTACAAATCAAGAAGCAGAAAGAATTAGAGAATGGGGAGGTAGAAGGAGATGAGGCTTTCCTGTCCAGCAAAGGGAGGCACGAGAGGACTAAGGTGAGAGGCCACGGGAGTGAGGCACCTGCATCCAAACACACGCCCCGGGAACTGTCCCCTCTGCATAAGCGGGAGAGGCATCGCAACAGGGAGTTCGCTCTCAACAATGAAAACTATTCTCTGGGCAACAGGCAGGTTTCCTCTCCCAGTTTCACCAATAGGAGGGCAGCCAAAGCTTCCAACATAGGGGCAGTAGCGGACAGTGGGACTCAGGAGACAAGGAGAACTGAGGATCGATTTGCACCTGGCTCTTCTCAGAGTGAAGGGAAGAAGTCCAGGGAACAGCCATCAGTGCTTAGCCGCTACCCGCCAGCTGCTCAGGAGCACAATAAAGTTTGGAAGGGTACTCCCAAGCCAGGTACTGACAGTGGGTTGAAGGGAAAAGTGGAGAAGACCACACGAACATTTAGTGACCATAGCACCCAGGGATCTGTTCCCAGTGACATACTGGGTAGAGCTGACAAGGCTTCTGACACCTCCACTGAGGCCCCCTTTTGCAAGAGGGGGCCGGTACCTGGCAATGGAAGTCCATTAACTCAGGCCTCAGACTGTGGCAGTCCTAAGGCAGTTGGAACTCTGGCCTCATCTCGAAGATCTTCCTCAGAAGGGCTCTGCAAGGGCAAAAAGGCTGCTAGTGGCCCAGAGGCTGATACCAGTTTCCCAAATTCCAAGCCTCCACTTTTATCAAAGTATCCTTATAGCTCCAGAAGCCAAGAGAACATCCTTCAGGGCTTTTCAACCCCAAATAAAGAAGGTGTTGACCAACCCGTAGCAGTTGTGATGGAAGACAGCAGTCAGCATGAGGCCCTTCGGTGCCGAGTCATCAAGTCCAGTGGCAGAGAGAAGCCAGACTCAGATGATGATGTGGATGTGACATCTCTTGTCACTGCCAAGCTGGTAAACACAACCATTACTCCAGAGCCAGAACCCAAACACCAATCCAACTCTAGGGAAAAAGCCAAATCCCGAGGAGGACTTAAAACCTCCCTCTTTGAGAATGATAAAGATGTTGGGACAGAAAATGAATCTATGAAAACTGTCAGAGCCTCCACCAATGCCACAGAGTTCCCAGATGCCAATGGTGCTGGGGTAAAAAGCCAACGGCCCTTCAGCCCCAGAGAGGCCTTGCGGTCTAGAGCCATCATCAAACCTGTCATCATTGATaaggatgtgaaaaaaatcatGGGAGGATCTGGAACTGAGGCCACAACGGAGAAGCAGAAATCCACCTCCAAGCCAGGGCCAAACAAGGTGACAAGCAGCATAACTATCTACCCCTCTGACAGCAGCAACCCTAGATCCACCCCAGGTGAGGCCCCGCGGGAGAGGCACACATCCACCAGCAACATCCAGGTGGGGCCAGCAGAGCTCACGTCAGTTAGCAACCACGTCAGCTCCCCCTTTGAGCTATCCATTCACAAACATGACATCGCCCTACAGTTCACAGAAGCTGAAAGAATGGGAGATGGACCCCTGAAGAACAGGCCAGAAACAGTGGTCTCTCGGAGCAGCATTATCATCAAGCCATCAGATCCTGTGGAGAGAAATAGCCATGCACCCCCAGCGGAGACAATCAGGTGGAAAAGCCATAGTGCCCCTTCAGAAGTGGGCTCTTCAGATGCCAGACATGTTACTGTGCGGAACACCTGGAAGAGTAGGCGAGACTTGAACTCTTTAGAAGACCCCCCAACTCGAATAGGTAGAAATGTGGAAGCTACCAATGCTTACACCCAGAGGGCCGCCACAGACTGTTCAGACCTTGGACAGTCCAGGTTGCACCTTGGTGAGCAGGGCACTCAAAGGGCAGGAAATTCAGGGGATGCCCCCGAGCTCGCCTCCAGAAGGACCCAGAGTAGTCTCACCGTGTCTGAGGTGCTCACTCGTCGGAATCGGGTGGGAGACGCCGCCACGGCTGCAGCCTGGAACCACTCGACAGGCGCGGTGAGCCCCActgctccccctctctccctgggcccatcctctctccctcctctcctcccgcTGTCCCTTCCTCTGGCCGCTGTGGCCCAGGGCTGGGAAATACTGGGTAGAGCTGGGCTGCTCGGAGAACTGCTGAAAATAAGGTGGGGTTAGCCTTGAAGGATGAAGTACACTGAAGAAGGTATTTTGGTAGAGAAGCAGCAGGAGTTTCCAAAACCCTCTCTCCCAGTTTGTCTCTTTCATCTGTGAAGGCCACACAAAAGGAGGTCTGGCCTCTGTTCTCTGGGTTTGCCAGGGGAGCCAAAGGCACTCCCTCCCCTTGAAGCCCCACAGAGCAGCGCCTAGAAGCTCCAGGGAAGCTGCTGCAGCCCCTGGGGAGCTCTGGGCGAGGGCAGCCCTGACCTTTCTGTGGTGCGTAGAGCTGAGAGCCAGGGAAGGGGTTCCCACAGCAGAGCTCTGCCAGCTGCTGGACGCGGGGGATGCAGGGAGCGAGGGCTCATTCGGGGCCTACTTTACATGCTTTGTGCCCACGTCACCTTCTTCTGCCCCAGACACCCGTCCAAGTCCTTCTATTCTCTGTCTGAGGGCAGGGCTGATACAGTGCGGCTCGTGACAGGAGAGAGCAATCCACGACCACCTCCTCATCTGAGGGTCAGAACAGCACCTGAAGGGGAAGCCTCTGGGAGGGTCTTAGATATGGAGCCTACGAGGATGTAAGACGTTTTGGACTTAGACatggtttccttctttttgaaagGCAGGTGATGGTGTATTAGCTTGAACCATTCTGTAAGTCCTTACAGGGTGCTCAGCCTCTGACCAAGCACTTGCACACCAGCTCAGTTTCCCAAGAGCCCTGCGGGCAGGTATTAGCCTCATTTCTTAGATACGGAAACTAAAGGTCAGAGACACCAAGTACCGAACCCAACACCGCCCAAGTGAATTACTGGAAGAGCTAAGATTTGAATCCAAGGTTCCTCCTAGTTTGGAATCCAGTGCTTTCTACCCTGCACCCTGACCCTCTCATTCATACTGTTCTACATTCTTTGATCTGCATTTGCTCAAAGGACCAGAGAGGACAGTGGAAAGGCAGAGTTCTGGTAGAAGAGgagtgaagacagagagagaggtgtgtaGGTCTGAGGCTGTGGCTGTCAGAGAGCGAAGTGGGGGGGCTTAGGTATGGGACCTGAAGGGGAAGGCACCTGGCTTTTTGGTagttgggaagaaggaaaagcatggTCTGGCTTCCTTTTTTTAGTATACTTCCTTGTTCCCCAAGCAGGGAGATGGCTCCCCCCAGGAAGCGTGCAGCCTGCACGTGCAGAGCTCAGGGACTGCCAGGCCCCGAGTCACGGGGCCAGCCGATGCCCCGTCCTACCCTACGAGCCCCAGCAGCTTCAGGGTGTCGTCTACCCTAGTTTCCAAGGAGTGTGTAAGTCAGCCTGTCCTCAGACCAAAACAAGTCTTTGTAGTTAGGGTATGGTCAGCCTACACTGTACTCCCTGCCAGGCTGGAGAGGACCCCTGGGGTAGGGAGCGAGCAGTCTTGTTACCCACTGCTGTCCTCCACAGCTCACTTCTGTCCTTTTtggcacaggaggagggggacGACTGCACACTCGGTGTCCACAGGCGACTGCACAACTCCCTGGAGCGATCTGAACTGCCTGCAAAGCAGGGGCCGCTGGAGCCTGGGCGAGCCCGGGCCGAGGAACGGTTACGGCCGGCCAGGCCCTGCGCTGAGGACAACTGAGCCGGCTGGGTGAGGTCTGCGGTCTCCTGtgctcctgcttctctgctctcctgccttcctgccctaTGAAGGATGCGAGGCCAGTTGACCAGGCTAGACTAGGCCGGGCCTTGGCTGGGAGACGCCGGCAGACCAGGCTATGGCTCGGGTCGTCTTGCCAGTTGGCCAGAGGGAATCAGAAACTACAAGCTGGACAAAGTCACCCAGGCCCAGCCTTCCCTGATGCATGAGTCCTCTCTCCTTGTTCTTGTCCCCAGGTCGGATGGGCCCCTCTGGCCCCCGGGTGGGGAAAGATACAGAAGCCCCTTGTATCCTCACCACCCAGCAGCAGCTGAAAGCTCCTCTCTGCTCCTCGGGGGGGTTGGAGGGCAGCCCCTTCAGTGTGGTTAGTTTCTTAGTCTCCTCACCGCATCGGTTCACTCCTTGTTTGCTCTAGGGGCCCAAGTACCCACGAGACTTAGCAGCCACCAGCTCCACCTGGGAGGCTtccactcctttcccctttggaGTTCCTCAGCCTGGGACAGCAGAAGAGGTCTGTGCTGCCTCTAAGAGACTATAGGACCAAGCTGTAGGCTGAAGCTTCTCTGACATAGCCCCCTGGCTGATGCTTTCCTGGGGGCAGAGCACACGGGTACCCACCTATTAGAATGATGTCCTATTCCCCTCGCCCCCGGCTCTCTGCTCACCTTCCAAAGGCACCTGGAAGCGCATAAGCCTCACGCATCTCCTTTCCTGGGCACCAGTAATGCTGCTGGCACTGCCCCGCTCCTCTCCTGTGGCGGGAGACTTCAGGCCAACTCCGTCATTTCCGCCATCAGAATACTCCTGGACTGAACTGGGCCTGACCCAGCGTACTCTGCCTTCTAGAAAGGGCCCAGCAAGGGGGAAAGTGGGCAGGAAGAAGTGTTTCCCGTCACTCCACAAAGCAATATTTCCATGAAAGGCATGGACTTTGTCCCTCTT comes from Canis lupus familiaris isolate Mischka breed German Shepherd chromosome 2, alternate assembly UU_Cfam_GSD_1.0, whole genome shotgun sequence and encodes:
- the LUZP1 gene encoding leucine zipper protein 1 — its product is MAEFTSYKETASSRHLRFKLQSLSRRLDELEEATKNLQKAEDELLDLQDKVIQAEGSNSSMLAEIEVLRQRVLRIEGKDEEIKRAEDLCQLMKEKLEEEENLTRELKSEIERLQKRMAELEKLEEAFGRSKNDCTQLCLSLNEERNLTKKISSELEMLRVKVKELESSEDRLDKTEQSLVSELEKLKSLTLSFVSERKYLNEKEKENEKLIKELTQKLEQNKKMNRDYTRNASNLLERNDLRIEDGISSTLPCKESRRKGTLDYLKQVENETRNKSENEKNRNQEDNKVKDLNQEIEKLKTQIKHFEFLEEELKKMRAKNNDLQDNYLSEQNKNKLLASQLEEIKLQIKKQKELENGEVEGDEAFLSSKGRHERTKVRGHGSEAPASKHTPRELSPLHKRERHRNREFALNNENYSLGNRQVSSPSFTNRRAAKASNIGAVADSGTQETRRTEDRFAPGSSQSEGKKSREQPSVLSRYPPAAQEHNKVWKGTPKPGTDSGLKGKVEKTTRTFSDHSTQGSVPSDILGRADKASDTSTEAPFCKRGPVPGNGSPLTQASDCGSPKAVGTLASSRRSSSEGLCKGKKAASGPEADTSFPNSKPPLLSKYPYSSRSQENILQGFSTPNKEGVDQPVAVVMEDSSQHEALRCRVIKSSGREKPDSDDDVDVTSLVTAKLVNTTITPEPEPKHQSNSREKAKSRGGLKTSLFENDKDVGTENESMKTVRASTNATEFPDANGAGVKSQRPFSPREALRSRAIIKPVIIDKDVKKIMGGSGTEATTEKQKSTSKPGPNKVTSSITIYPSDSSNPRSTPGEAPRERHTSTSNIQVGPAELTSVSNHVSSPFELSIHKHDIALQFTEAERMGDGPLKNRPETVVSRSSIIIKPSDPVERNSHAPPAETIRWKSHSAPSEVGSSDARHVTVRNTWKSRRDLNSLEDPPTRIGRNVEATNAYTQRAATDCSDLGQSRLHLGEQGTQRAGNSGDAPELASRRTQSSLTVSEVLTRRNRVGDAATAAAWNHSTGAEEGDDCTLGVHRRLHNSLERSELPAKQGPLEPGRARAEERLRPARPCAEDN